A genomic region of Elaeis guineensis isolate ETL-2024a chromosome 9, EG11, whole genome shotgun sequence contains the following coding sequences:
- the LOC140851570 gene encoding protein TAPETUM DETERMINANT 1-like — MAAILNLLSASFVFLCILKTGYAPCTVLDIAVSQSKTGRNVNGKPEYQVAVTNLCLCAQSSLLLKCGGFNSVLPVDPNVFKALGGDQCSVNNGQPVSKGNTITFKYASDTQFELSPVSSQIKCA; from the exons ATGGCAGCCATTTTGAATCTCCTCTCAGCTTCTTTTGTTTTCCTCTGCATCTTAAAAACTG GTTATGCACCGTGCACGGTACTTGACATTGCAGTTAGTCAATCAAAGACAGGACGAAATGTGAACGGAAAGCCCGAGTACCAGGTAGCGGTAACCAATCTTTGTTTATGTGCCCAATCAAGCTTGCTCTTGAAATGCGGTGGCTTCAATAGTGTTTTGCCAGTAGATCCCAACGTCTTCAAAGCGCTCGGCGGAGATCAATGTTCTGTCAACAACGGACAACCTGTTTCCAAAGGCAATACCATCACATTTAAATATGCTTCCGACACTCAGTTTGAGCTCTCGCCGGTTAGCTCTCAAATCAAGTGCGCATGA